GTGGACCTCGTGGCCCCTAGCGGCCAGCAGCGCCACGGCCACGCTTCCCACCCCTCCGGCGGCGCCGGTCACCAGCACTGGACCGGAATCGGGCGTGACGTCATGGTCCTCAAGCGCCAGCACGCAGAGCATCGCCGTGTACCCCGCCGTCCCGATGGCCATCGCCTCTAACGGGGTGATGCCGTCGGGGATCGGGACGGTCCACCCGGCGCTTACCCGGGCCCGCTGGGAGAACCCTCCCCAGGTGTCCTCGCCCAGCCCCCAACCGTTGACGACCACACGGTCGCCGACCGCCACGTCGGGAGAATCGGAGGCCGCCACGGTGCCGGCTAGGTCTATTCCCGGAACCATCGGGAAGTTCCGGACGATCGGCGACGAGTCGGTGACCGCAAGGCCGTCCTTGAAGTTGACCGTCGAATACCCGACGTCGACCAGGACGTCGCCCTCGGGCAGGTCGTCGTCTGTCACCTCGACGATCTCGCAACTGAAGCCGTCAGCGGGCCTGTCGAGCCTCAGGGCTCTGAACATCTGGGATCCTCCGCTCGTGGTCGGTCGAGGTCCGATCGGGATCAGGCCGGAACGGATCCGGTCAACTCCCAAACATGGCCAGCCACTGCTCCTCGGAGCGCGGCATGAACACGAAGTTGTCCCGGCGGGTCTCACCCATCGGGGCCGACGGTCGGGGCGAGTAGAGGTGGCCGGGATAGAGAACCGCCTCGTCGGGCACCCGTGACAGCCGGTGGTGGAGGCTGTGGTAGAGCGCCGCTGGATCACCGCCCGGCAGGTCGGTCCGACCACAGCCCTCGAGGAACAGCGTGTCACCGGCGACCAGCCGGCCATCGACGAGGAAGCACTGGCTGCCCGGGGTGTGCCCAGGGGTGTGGAT
The sequence above is drawn from the Acidimicrobiales bacterium genome and encodes:
- a CDS encoding oxidoreductase, whose amino-acid sequence is MFRALRLDRPADGFSCEIVEVTDDDLPEGDVLVDVGYSTVNFKDGLAVTDSSPIVRNFPMVPGIDLAGTVAASDSPDVAVGDRVVVNGWGLGEDTWGGFSQRARVSAGWTVPIPDGITPLEAMAIGTAGYTAMLCVLALEDHDVTPDSGPVLVTGAAGGVGSVAVALLAARGHEVHASTGRPAEAGYLTRLGASVVVDRGELSDGGGRALARARWAGAVDAVGSHTLANVLAQIQPEGCVAACGLAQGMDLTTTVAPFILRGVTLRGVHSVHVPRPRRLEAWRRLDEDLDRDLLASMTRVVGLAEVPGVSEEILAGRIRGRVVVDVNA